GCTCGAAAATCTCGACCCCGTGAAAGACATTCAAGCGCAGATCGACGTGAACGTGATGGGCGTCATCCAGACGACGCGTCTCGTCCTGCCATTGATGATCAAACAACGAAGCGGAAGCATCGTAAACATGTGCTCGATGGCGGGATTGATCGGGACCCCCACATACACGATCTATTCGGCATCGAAACATGCCGTGCATGGATTTTCCGAAGCCTTGCGGCGCGAGGTCAAACCCTGGGGTATTGATGTATCGCTTGTCTATCCGGGCGGCGTGGTCACTGAGTTCGCATCCCATGCGGGGATCAAGCGCAAGACGAAAGCCACTACTCCCAAGTTCATGCTTTTGACGGCGGAGCAGGTTGGTCAGGCGGTCGTCAAATTGGTTCGCCGACCGCGCCGCATGTGGATCATCCCATGGATGTGGGGGTTTACGGTCTTTATGAATCGGTTCTTTCCTGGTTTTGTAGACAGTGTCAATATTAATCGCTTTACGATCCCCGAACGCGAAGACGAGTTGAAAGCAAAATAGTTCCTGTTTGAAACGCGACCTACGAACCTTTTAAGTCTTTCAAATTCAATTGATAGTTCACGCGACCGTTGTACTCGTTCGGTTCGTAGGTGAATAAGATATCCACGCGCTTCAGCATGGAATTGTGCCAGTCACCGAGCCGGAAACCGATGGCATCGTGAGTGACCCCCTTCGCGTCCTCAAGTGATAACTTCAGATGTTTGCCTTCCGCGCCGACGGTGCGCGAATTTTTGACTTTGACATCCCGCGCCACGAACGCGGCTTCGCGATTCCCGTAGCCGGTTGGTTCAAGGTACTTGAGCCCTTTCTCGTACACTTCGGGGCGCATTTCGGATAGGTCCACTTCCGCATCAGCCGTAAGGGTGGGCTTGAGTTCCATTCCCGACAATTTTTCTCCGGCAATGTTTTTTAAACGCAGAACAAGCTCAGTCAGATTTTCATTTCTCACGGTAAATCCCGCCGCCGCAGCATGACCGCCGTGCCGCACAAGCAGATCGGCGCATTGATCTAGCGCATCGGTGATATGGAACTCGGGGATGGAACGGCAGGAGCCGCGTGTCTCCTCTGCACCTTTTGAAGCGACGATGGCAGGACGGTAGTACTTTTCCGTCAACCTTGAAGCGGCAAGCCCAACAACGCCTGAGTTGAAGTCTTCGTGTGCGGCAAAAAGCAATTGGGCGTCCGGGTCGTCGCTCAATGCGATCTCCTCGGCGCGGGTTTGCATCTCGCGGGTGATTCGCTGCCGTTCACGATTCTGCATGTCCAATTGTTGGGCGAGTTCCCCGGCTTTGAAAACATCATTCGTGGTTAGCAATTCAAATGCCGCCAGGGCTTCTTTCAATCTTCCGGCCGCGTTCAGGCGCGGACCAAGCATAAAGCCGATGTGACCTGCGTTGATCTTTTTCAAGGCAAGGTCGGAGACCGCGGCGAGCGAGAACAATCCCTGCCGGGTCGTTTGACCCATTTGGCGCAATCCCTTTTTGACGAGCACGCGATTCTCGCCGACCAATGGGGCAAGATCGGCGACTGTTCCAAGCGCGACAAGGTCGAGCAAGGAATTCAAGATCTGACCATTGACCACATCTGCTTGATCGTTCTCTCTCAATAATCCTTCGGCAATTTTGTACGCAATCCCAACCCCGGCTAGGTCCTTATCGGGGTATGGATCGCCGTGACGTTTTGGGTTGATGACAGCGAAAGCGGGGGGCAGGTTGTCGTTATCGGGATGGTGATGGTCACTGATAATGAGATCAAGGCCGATAGTCCGGGCATGAGCCGCCTCGGCAGGTGAGCGGATGCCGCAATCCACGGTGATGACGAGTTTAACCCCGTCCGATTTGAGTTCGTCCAATGCGCTGTTATTGAGCCCGTACCCTTCGTCGAAGCGGTTGGGGATGTAACCGCGCACATCCGCGCCGAGATTCTTGAGAGCTTCGACAAGCAAGGCGGTCGCTGTGACTCCGTCCACGTCGTAGTCGCCGTAGATCGCGATGGGTTCGTTAGTTTGAACCGCGAATCGAATCCGTTCGACGGCGGCGCGCATGTCCGTTAGTTGGAACGGGTCGGTATTGATGTTCGGTTCCCCGCGCAGGAATGCGCGCGCAGAGGGATCGTCGGCGAAGCCGCGATTGTAAAGTACCTGACGTAACAGCGGAGGAAAAGCCGCCAGCGCCGAATCCGCTTCTGGTGTGATGCGAGGCGGAATGTTCCAATGTTTATCCTGAGCCATTTCGGGTGAACGGAGTATAAACGAGACTGGAGTCAACAGGAAGGGCGATGGATGATTCCGGCGGGGCGTGTATAATCTATTAAGGAGATTCCCATGAGAGAACTTGCGCCCGACGAGAAGATATCCACCGTCATCATTTACACTCCAGCGATGCTGATTCGTGGGGATCTAATCGTGCGAGAGAATATGCGTGTGAGCATCTGGCTCCGCACGCAGGGGGTGCCCAACTTCATTCATTTGCTCAAAGCGCATGTCATCCAGTTGGCGGGTTCTCCATCGAAGACGTATGCAAAGGAGGAAATATTCATCCCTACATCTGAGATCATCGGCTTTCACCTCGCTCCTCCTGCCCGCGATCCGGTGGATTACGAATCTTCTGAGATGAACCGCCGAATGCAGCCTGTGATGGTGCTGGCTGGCTCCTTCGAGATGAAGGGCCTCCTGCGCGTTTCGACCGCCACCGATATGGCGGCAAGTATCGATGTGATGAACACCACATGGCTTTCTTTATACGATACAGAGATAACGAATCCCTATGTGCCGCAATTGAATATTGCCGTGCCAATGCTGTTGGTGCGGCCAAACAAAGTGACGATCGGGTTATTGTAAGTTTGGCGGGTATTGCCGTTTTTTATACATGGAAAACCTCTCGTTGACCACGCCTGCGCTGCTATTCCCGACGGTTTCGTTGTTGATACTGGCGTATACCAATCGATTCCTGACCCTTGCCACAATCATCCGCAACCTGTACGACCGCTATCATGACAGCGGGGATCGAAACCTTCTCGCGCAGATCGATAACCTGCGCAGACGTGTGTACTTGATCCGCAACATGCAAATAGTGGGTGTGGTCAGTTTGCTGATGTGCGTTTTAAGCATGTTCGCCATTTTCGCCGGTTGGGCAGAGGGAGGAGCGTGGAGTTTTGGCGCGGCCTTGATGTTCATGATCGTCTCGCTTGGGATATCTTTGCATGAATTGACCATTTCGGCAGGCGCGCTCGATCTGTTGTTGACCGATCTCGAAGATGGCAAGGGGCGGTGATAGTGACGGGCAGAAAGATTACAGGCGTAATTTTGGAGAAAATAAAGAAGGAAAGAATCCTTGGCATCCGTGCGGGGAGCGAAGCGGGCCACCGTATCATCGGTATCTGGGCTGTGGTCGTGGAGGGACGTATCTTCGTCCGCTCATGGAGCATGAAACCGAAAAGTTGGTGGCGGGCGTTTCTCGAAGACCCGCATGGGAGCATCTTTGTGGGGGAGGGAGAATTCAGGGTGCGCAGCGTGCAAACGCGCAGCGAGCGGTTAAAGGACCTGGTCAGCGCGGCATATAAGGATAAGTACAACAAGCCTGGAGATTTAATGTTCGTGAAGGATATGTGCGGGAAAAAGTCGCGGGATACGACGATGGAATTACTGCCCGAATTCCCAGCTGTTAATAAATCAAGAATGTGATGATTATGACTCAGTCTTCGAGAAGCCGGGTCATGTCCGACGCGGAAACAGGGTGGCTGAGCAGATATCCCTGAACGTTATCGCACAATTGGTTGCGAAGAAATTCCAGCTGTTCGCCCTTTTCGACGCCTTCCGCCACCACTTCGAGACCAATGGAGCGAGCCATGGCGATGATCGCCATG
This portion of the Anaerolineales bacterium genome encodes:
- a CDS encoding SDR family oxidoreductase, whose protein sequence is MDIKGRVVIVTGASSGIGEATAREFAREGAKVVLAARRVDKLESLAKEIDAMGTGAQAHVVQADLAKLDDIQKLVDETVQVFGHIDVLVNNAGFGRLDWLENLDPVKDIQAQIDVNVMGVIQTTRLVLPLMIKQRSGSIVNMCSMAGLIGTPTYTIYSASKHAVHGFSEALRREVKPWGIDVSLVYPGGVVTEFASHAGIKRKTKATTPKFMLLTAEQVGQAVVKLVRRPRRMWIIPWMWGFTVFMNRFFPGFVDSVNINRFTIPEREDELKAK
- the recJ gene encoding single-stranded-DNA-specific exonuclease RecJ, giving the protein MAQDKHWNIPPRITPEADSALAAFPPLLRQVLYNRGFADDPSARAFLRGEPNINTDPFQLTDMRAAVERIRFAVQTNEPIAIYGDYDVDGVTATALLVEALKNLGADVRGYIPNRFDEGYGLNNSALDELKSDGVKLVITVDCGIRSPAEAAHARTIGLDLIISDHHHPDNDNLPPAFAVINPKRHGDPYPDKDLAGVGIAYKIAEGLLRENDQADVVNGQILNSLLDLVALGTVADLAPLVGENRVLVKKGLRQMGQTTRQGLFSLAAVSDLALKKINAGHIGFMLGPRLNAAGRLKEALAAFELLTTNDVFKAGELAQQLDMQNRERQRITREMQTRAEEIALSDDPDAQLLFAAHEDFNSGVVGLAASRLTEKYYRPAIVASKGAEETRGSCRSIPEFHITDALDQCADLLVRHGGHAAAAGFTVRNENLTELVLRLKNIAGEKLSGMELKPTLTADAEVDLSEMRPEVYEKGLKYLEPTGYGNREAAFVARDVKVKNSRTVGAEGKHLKLSLEDAKGVTHDAIGFRLGDWHNSMLKRVDILFTYEPNEYNGRVNYQLNLKDLKGS
- a CDS encoding DUF2721 domain-containing protein; this encodes MENLSLTTPALLFPTVSLLILAYTNRFLTLATIIRNLYDRYHDSGDRNLLAQIDNLRRRVYLIRNMQIVGVVSLLMCVLSMFAIFAGWAEGGAWSFGAALMFMIVSLGISLHELTISAGALDLLLTDLEDGKGR
- a CDS encoding DUF2255 family protein: MTGRKITGVILEKIKKERILGIRAGSEAGHRIIGIWAVVVEGRIFVRSWSMKPKSWWRAFLEDPHGSIFVGEGEFRVRSVQTRSERLKDLVSAAYKDKYNKPGDLMFVKDMCGKKSRDTTMELLPEFPAVNKSRM